Proteins from one Gimesia maris genomic window:
- the grpE gene encoding nucleotide exchange factor GrpE has protein sequence MEQPEEIQNQTEEIPVEESEVTDEAPTVEEQLQSAISERDENQDRFLRSQAELDNVRKRHQKEMELLRQYAAAPFIQDLLPALDNLKRAVDAAESADQVGDLKQGVEMVAKQLLDVLSKHNVTPIDALGKPFDPNLHEALQQMPSDEHPPMTVIQELEQGFILNDRVVRPTKVIVSSGPAEG, from the coding sequence ATGGAACAACCAGAAGAGATTCAAAACCAGACCGAAGAAATTCCGGTTGAGGAGAGTGAAGTGACAGACGAAGCGCCGACAGTCGAAGAACAGCTACAGTCCGCGATTTCTGAGCGAGATGAGAACCAGGATCGTTTTCTGCGTTCGCAGGCTGAACTGGACAACGTTCGCAAACGGCATCAGAAAGAAATGGAACTGCTCCGCCAGTACGCTGCAGCGCCCTTTATCCAGGATTTATTACCAGCCCTGGATAATCTGAAACGGGCCGTCGATGCCGCTGAAAGTGCTGACCAGGTCGGTGACCTTAAACAGGGCGTCGAAATGGTGGCAAAACAGCTTCTTGACGTGCTCTCCAAACATAATGTGACACCCATTGATGCCCTGGGAAAACCGTTCGATCCGAACCTGCATGAAGCACTGCAGCAGATGCCCTCCGATGAGCATCCACCGATGACCGTCATCCAGGAACTGGAACAGGGTTTTATTCTCAATGACCGGGTGGTTCGCCCCACCAAAGTCATTGTTTCTTCGGGTCCTGCCGAAGGTTAA
- the aroC gene encoding chorismate synthase, producing MAGNSFGQAFRITTAGESHGPGNVVIIDGVPPGIPISVEDLLVDLNRRKPGQSKIVTQRKEADHPEILSGVFEGITTGTSLAILIRNEDQRSKDYSDIKDKYRPGHADYTYDAKYGFRDYRGGGRSSARETNVRVAAGVVAKKILNAAFGGRIIGYVTQVGHLKAKISDPTSITAAQVETFSDGSLNPVRCPDHDLARQMFDFIDSVRKDGDSIGGVAEIAAINVPAGLGEPVFDKLKADIAKALFSIPAVLGVEYGSGFGCATMRGSENNDHFIAEESDESGEPVIGTDTNRHGGNLGGISTGQPLVFRAAVKPTSSLLIEQPTVTSQGEATTIRTKGRHDPCLLPRFVPIAEAMIAITLADHWLRWRAQCAAAPDRTHNV from the coding sequence ATGGCAGGAAACAGTTTTGGACAAGCATTTCGGATTACAACAGCAGGCGAAAGCCACGGTCCGGGCAATGTCGTGATTATAGATGGCGTTCCGCCAGGGATTCCAATCAGCGTGGAAGATCTGCTGGTTGATCTCAATCGCCGCAAACCGGGACAAAGCAAGATTGTCACGCAGCGTAAAGAAGCAGATCATCCCGAGATCCTTTCCGGCGTGTTTGAGGGAATCACAACAGGAACCAGTCTGGCGATTCTCATCCGTAATGAGGACCAGCGGAGTAAAGACTATAGCGATATCAAAGACAAATATCGCCCGGGGCATGCGGACTACACCTATGACGCCAAATACGGTTTTCGCGATTACCGTGGCGGTGGACGTTCCAGTGCACGTGAAACGAATGTCCGTGTTGCAGCGGGTGTGGTCGCCAAAAAAATTCTGAATGCCGCATTCGGTGGACGCATCATCGGATATGTGACCCAGGTCGGACATCTCAAGGCAAAAATCTCCGATCCGACTTCGATCACAGCAGCACAGGTCGAGACATTTTCGGATGGCAGTTTGAACCCGGTCCGCTGTCCCGATCATGATCTGGCGCGTCAGATGTTCGACTTCATCGATTCTGTCAGAAAAGATGGCGATTCGATTGGTGGCGTCGCAGAAATTGCTGCCATCAATGTCCCCGCGGGACTGGGAGAACCGGTTTTCGACAAACTGAAAGCAGATATAGCCAAAGCCCTGTTCAGTATTCCCGCCGTTCTGGGAGTCGAATATGGCTCCGGGTTTGGCTGTGCGACCATGAGGGGCAGTGAAAATAACGATCACTTCATTGCTGAAGAGAGCGACGAAAGTGGGGAACCTGTAATTGGGACGGACACGAATCGTCATGGAGGCAATCTGGGTGGGATCTCCACGGGGCAACCCCTTGTCTTTCGAGCAGCGGTCAAGCCAACCAGCAGTCTGCTGATCGAACAGCCGACGGTTACCAGCCAGGGAGAGGCAACAACGATTCGCACAAAGGGGCGGCATGATCCCTGTCTGTTGCCTCGCTTCGTTCCCATCGCGGAAGCAATGATTGCCATCACGCTGGCCGACCATTGGTTACGCTGGCGGGCGCAATGTGCAGCGGCTCCGGATCGCACTCACAACGTTTGA
- a CDS encoding EF-hand domain-containing protein produces MRMSRLFSTGAALLAISATTLVSAQPPEGKDRPERGDRPEGRERGDRDRGPREGGPRDGRGGPGGRPNFMLMLPIFITLDVNKDGELSKEEIENATVALQKLDKDKNGKLTEDELRPDFGGFGRRDGDRRGPGGPGAFGRGEGGRGGRGGDFVERMMANDKNKDGKLTKEELPERMQSMFDRVDANKDKEIDKAELTKMAEQFNSRNRSGGRDRGERGGRNSDGDRPKRPESDN; encoded by the coding sequence ATGCGTATGTCACGTTTATTTTCAACTGGTGCTGCCCTGCTTGCCATCAGCGCCACCACACTTGTATCAGCACAGCCTCCAGAAGGGAAAGACCGTCCGGAAAGAGGCGATCGTCCTGAAGGACGTGAACGTGGCGACCGCGACCGCGGCCCTCGGGAAGGTGGTCCCCGTGATGGCAGAGGAGGTCCTGGTGGACGTCCTAATTTCATGTTGATGTTACCGATCTTCATTACTCTGGACGTAAACAAGGACGGCGAACTCTCGAAAGAAGAGATTGAAAACGCCACCGTCGCACTCCAGAAACTGGACAAAGACAAAAACGGAAAACTGACCGAAGATGAATTGCGTCCCGATTTTGGTGGTTTTGGCCGTCGTGACGGAGACCGTCGTGGACCGGGAGGCCCTGGTGCATTTGGACGTGGTGAAGGCGGCCGTGGTGGTCGAGGCGGCGATTTTGTCGAACGAATGATGGCTAACGACAAGAATAAAGACGGCAAACTCACCAAAGAAGAACTGCCTGAAAGAATGCAGTCCATGTTTGATCGGGTGGATGCCAACAAAGACAAGGAAATTGATAAAGCCGAACTGACTAAAATGGCAGAACAGTTCAACTCCCGCAATCGATCCGGTGGCAGAGACCGTGGCGAACGCGGTGGTCGTAACTCAGACGGGGATCGCCCCAAGCGTCCCGAATCTGATAACTAG
- a CDS encoding secondary thiamine-phosphate synthase enzyme YjbQ translates to MAWIQKQIRLPAFRRGFHIVTQEVLSEIPELSTIKVGLMHVFIMHTSASLSINENADPDVPVDLEMSFNKIAPESFPYVHTCEGPDDMPAHVKASLIGNSLTIPISEGRLCLGTWQGIYLCEHRNHGGSRRLVVTIQGE, encoded by the coding sequence ATGGCCTGGATACAAAAGCAGATTCGTCTGCCTGCGTTTCGACGTGGTTTTCATATTGTCACTCAAGAAGTTCTCAGTGAAATTCCAGAACTCTCAACGATCAAGGTTGGCTTAATGCATGTCTTTATCATGCATACCTCCGCTTCACTTTCAATCAATGAAAATGCAGATCCGGATGTCCCCGTGGATCTGGAAATGTCATTTAACAAGATTGCACCGGAATCATTTCCTTACGTGCATACCTGTGAAGGACCCGATGATATGCCCGCACATGTCAAAGCGTCGCTGATTGGAAATTCGTTGACGATCCCGATCAGCGAAGGGCGCCTCTGTCTGGGAACCTGGCAGGGAATCTATTTGTGTGAGCATCGCAATCATGGCGGCAGTCGCAGACTGGTCGTAACGATTCAAGGCGAATAG
- a CDS encoding FmdB family zinc ribbon protein codes for MPTYDYECSQCGHKWEEFQSITAKPLRKCPECGKLKAKRVIGAGGGIIFKGSGFYQTDYRSSSYKKDAAADTKTQSPSSDSKSSGDSGSSSKSGSADS; via the coding sequence ATGCCAACTTATGATTATGAATGTTCCCAGTGTGGTCATAAATGGGAAGAATTTCAGTCCATTACTGCAAAGCCGCTCAGAAAGTGTCCTGAATGCGGAAAGCTGAAAGCAAAACGCGTCATCGGCGCAGGCGGCGGAATCATCTTCAAAGGTTCTGGTTTTTACCAAACTGATTACCGGAGCAGCTCTTACAAAAAAGATGCTGCCGCTGATACCAAGACACAGTCACCGAGTTCCGATTCAAAAAGCAGCGGTGATTCAGGTTCTTCCAGTAAGAGTGGGTCAGCGGATTCCTGA
- a CDS encoding sulfite exporter TauE/SafE family protein, whose protein sequence is MVWWHYLLLAGVGCIAGILNVLAGGGSLILMPIMVFLDIPGAVTNGTVRIAILGQNLTAVAGFKQKGFSDYRLSLTLALCALPGTVIGAFLGTKLSNAWFNRVLAIIMLGVLVTMILGNRKKKKPEPKEEETSISSSIDGNLSETTVSEPSVSVTGYLLMVLAGFYGGFIQAGVGFILIAIIHNLMNIDLVRTNMHKVFIVAVYTIAAIGIFAWQGQIWWLTGLILMIGMSIGGWIGSNLAVNKGDAFIRTVLYIALVCMSIKLLFM, encoded by the coding sequence TTGGTCTGGTGGCATTATTTATTACTGGCGGGTGTTGGCTGTATTGCCGGTATCCTGAATGTTCTGGCAGGGGGGGGCTCACTTATACTGATGCCCATCATGGTGTTTCTGGATATTCCCGGAGCCGTCACAAATGGTACTGTACGTATCGCGATTTTAGGTCAGAACCTGACGGCAGTCGCCGGTTTTAAACAAAAAGGCTTTTCTGATTACCGCCTCAGCCTGACCCTGGCGCTGTGCGCACTGCCCGGTACTGTCATTGGCGCTTTTTTAGGCACTAAACTCAGCAATGCCTGGTTTAATCGCGTCCTGGCAATTATCATGTTGGGAGTTCTGGTAACAATGATTCTTGGTAATCGTAAAAAGAAAAAACCAGAACCGAAAGAGGAAGAAACTTCAATCAGTTCATCAATCGATGGGAATCTTTCCGAAACCACGGTTTCTGAACCTTCGGTATCCGTCACCGGTTATCTGTTGATGGTTCTGGCAGGATTTTATGGAGGATTTATTCAGGCGGGTGTCGGTTTTATTCTGATAGCCATTATTCATAATTTGATGAATATTGATTTAGTACGAACCAATATGCATAAGGTGTTTATCGTAGCCGTCTATACGATCGCAGCGATCGGAATCTTTGCATGGCAAGGGCAAATCTGGTGGCTTACCGGATTGATCCTGATGATCGGAATGTCGATTGGCGGCTGGATTGGATCAAATCTGGCCGTTAATAAAGGGGATGCATTCATCCGCACAGTTTTATATATTGCCCTTGTCTGCATGTCGATCAAACTACTATTTATGTAA
- a CDS encoding DMT family transporter yields MKTIKETSSDAPALPESSESELTGGLSPTVKGTLYGLLSALAYTAANIALREAAVDNNADWAIWISALKSVPATIVGWALVAYRGSQGLPALPPRRLVLPLILTGLVMQFGGNVMFQWSLSLGGLAFTVPLCFATLLTTGALLGRIFLEEAITPRMFASMIILTAAIVILSLGAHQAEVSVFENMEHHSSSMATVALTIFVAGFAGCSYGAGGAVIRGSVRGETSISATLVLISTTGLICLTGVAVYRLGISIFWITTPWQYLVMLVGGIMNAIAFFAIGASMKYLTVTRVNLLNASQTAMAAFAGVLCFGEQLTVWLLCGTALTIGGLFLMEKKRATIPNSSLTQTTGISTQQEKGPSDES; encoded by the coding sequence GTGAAGACGATTAAAGAGACTTCATCGGACGCTCCTGCTTTGCCTGAAAGCTCCGAAAGCGAACTTACTGGTGGACTTTCCCCCACCGTGAAGGGCACGTTATATGGACTGTTATCCGCGTTAGCTTATACTGCTGCCAATATCGCACTGCGCGAAGCAGCTGTGGACAACAATGCCGACTGGGCCATCTGGATCTCTGCTCTTAAATCGGTCCCCGCCACTATCGTTGGCTGGGCCCTGGTTGCTTACCGCGGATCGCAGGGACTGCCTGCACTGCCTCCGAGACGACTCGTCCTCCCTTTAATTTTAACCGGGCTTGTCATGCAGTTTGGTGGAAACGTCATGTTTCAATGGTCGCTCAGCCTGGGAGGGTTGGCTTTTACCGTTCCCCTTTGCTTCGCCACACTGTTGACGACGGGGGCTCTACTGGGACGAATTTTCCTGGAGGAGGCCATCACCCCGCGCATGTTCGCCTCCATGATCATTCTGACTGCGGCGATTGTGATCCTGAGCCTGGGCGCCCATCAGGCTGAAGTATCCGTTTTTGAAAATATGGAACACCATTCCAGCTCAATGGCGACTGTGGCACTTACCATCTTTGTGGCAGGGTTTGCCGGCTGTTCTTACGGGGCAGGAGGTGCGGTCATTCGTGGTTCGGTCCGAGGGGAAACATCCATCTCGGCCACTCTGGTTTTGATCAGCACCACAGGACTGATCTGTCTGACGGGTGTCGCCGTTTATCGGCTGGGAATCTCAATCTTCTGGATCACGACTCCCTGGCAGTATCTGGTGATGCTGGTCGGAGGCATCATGAATGCGATTGCGTTTTTCGCCATTGGTGCCTCCATGAAATATCTGACGGTCACCCGCGTCAACCTGTTAAATGCATCTCAGACGGCAATGGCCGCCTTCGCTGGCGTACTTTGTTTTGGTGAACAGTTAACCGTCTGGCTGTTATGTGGTACCGCCCTCACAATCGGCGGTTTATTCCTGATGGAAAAAAAACGAGCCACCATTCCGAACAGCAGCCTGACTCAGACAACCGGAATTTCAACACAGCAAGAAAAAGGTCCTTCTGATGAATCATGA
- a CDS encoding DNA gyrase inhibitor YacG, translated as MIQPQTCPICRKVVTFQASDDQSPFPFCSQKCRDVDFFRWSDGRYAIVEELDPRIIELQQLEQEGEDD; from the coding sequence ATGATCCAACCACAAACATGTCCCATTTGTCGCAAGGTTGTCACCTTCCAGGCAAGTGATGATCAATCCCCGTTTCCATTCTGCAGCCAAAAATGCCGTGACGTTGACTTCTTTCGCTGGTCAGATGGCCGTTATGCGATTGTAGAAGAACTCGACCCGCGCATCATCGAGTTGCAGCAACTGGAGCAAGAGGGTGAAGACGATTAA
- a CDS encoding outer membrane protein assembly factor BamB family protein: MQPKIAVFALLMFISSSVQADWMRFRGPNGSGVSDEKQATPDRWSPQQNLKWKVALPGHGSSSPIIVGDKVFVTCWSGYGMTRNDPGDQKDLRRHLVCLDRKSGKILWDKTVDPVLPEDIYTGMFAEHGYASHTPTSDGKNVYAYFGKSGAVAYDLDGNKLWQTIVGDELDPRRWGSSSSPILYKDLLIVTATAESEALVGLDKKTGKEVWRQESTGFNATWGTPVLVKGSDGETDLVLGVPYEIWGMNPENGKLRWYCEAMDTDTYCSSVIAENGIVYGIEGRGGGSIAVKAGGKGNVTKTNILWTGRDANRIETPVMYQGRIYFFSRGIVNCIDAKTGERIFRGRLESGDSVATDDREEEAGGNRFGGRSGRGGGGGFRGSDYSSPVIADGKVYFTSRSGETYVIKASAQLEQISVNRLTDENEDFSASPAISDGDLFIRSDKHLYCVGK; encoded by the coding sequence ATGCAGCCCAAAATTGCTGTCTTCGCTTTGTTGATGTTCATTTCCTCAAGCGTTCAGGCAGACTGGATGAGGTTTCGTGGACCAAACGGATCAGGGGTTTCAGATGAAAAACAGGCCACTCCTGATAGATGGAGTCCTCAACAGAACCTCAAATGGAAAGTGGCTCTGCCAGGTCATGGCTCATCCAGCCCGATTATCGTAGGTGATAAAGTTTTTGTCACCTGCTGGTCGGGCTATGGGATGACTCGCAATGATCCCGGAGATCAAAAGGATCTGCGCAGGCACCTGGTCTGCCTGGACCGAAAATCAGGAAAAATTCTCTGGGACAAAACAGTAGATCCAGTACTTCCGGAAGACATCTATACCGGCATGTTCGCCGAGCACGGTTATGCCTCCCATACCCCCACTTCTGACGGAAAAAACGTCTATGCCTATTTCGGTAAATCGGGAGCAGTCGCTTACGATCTGGATGGAAACAAGCTGTGGCAGACCATCGTCGGCGATGAACTGGATCCCCGTAGATGGGGTTCTTCTTCCAGCCCGATTCTCTACAAAGACCTGTTGATCGTAACAGCAACGGCAGAAAGTGAAGCCCTGGTGGGGCTCGATAAAAAGACCGGCAAAGAAGTCTGGCGACAGGAATCGACGGGCTTTAATGCGACCTGGGGCACACCCGTTCTGGTCAAAGGGAGTGATGGTGAGACAGACCTGGTTCTGGGTGTTCCTTATGAAATATGGGGCATGAATCCAGAGAATGGCAAACTACGCTGGTACTGCGAAGCCATGGACACAGACACCTATTGTTCCAGCGTGATCGCTGAGAACGGTATTGTCTATGGCATTGAAGGGCGGGGCGGCGGATCCATTGCTGTCAAAGCAGGTGGAAAAGGCAACGTCACTAAAACAAACATACTCTGGACGGGACGTGATGCCAACCGGATTGAAACGCCGGTAATGTACCAGGGACGAATTTATTTCTTCTCACGCGGTATCGTCAATTGTATCGACGCCAAAACTGGAGAACGGATCTTCCGTGGTCGACTGGAATCAGGAGATTCAGTTGCCACGGACGACCGGGAAGAGGAAGCGGGCGGCAACCGCTTCGGCGGACGTTCTGGTCGAGGTGGCGGTGGCGGTTTTCGTGGCAGTGATTATTCTTCACCGGTCATCGCAGATGGTAAAGTCTATTTCACATCCCGCTCGGGTGAAACCTATGTCATCAAGGCCAGCGCTCAACTGGAACAGATCTCTGTGAATCGTCTGACCGATGAAAATGAAGATTTCAGCGCATCACCTGCGATCAGCGATGGAGACCTCTTTATCCGCTCAGACAAACACCTGTATTGCGTGGGTAAATAA
- a CDS encoding DUF1614 domain-containing protein, with product MSTQPPQQFQTPPVSGCMILSLMIFMGCMLPLIFVDLAETALRNLHLSPQAAILVLFGMIFGSLINFPIARFPLDREVNVPVFESLAGMQLMPKMQRLRQEAVIAVNLGGCVIPVLLAIWLSRFIIGGGITPVLVTIVGICLNTMVCYRTSRLVPGMGIAMPVFIPPLVSVIATILGFGIIGPLTGNADMNYQALYAPIAFVIGISGPLIGADLFHWNDFKKLDSPSISIGGAGTWDGIVLSGMIAALIV from the coding sequence GTGTCGACACAGCCACCCCAGCAATTTCAGACGCCTCCCGTTTCAGGTTGCATGATACTGAGTCTGATGATTTTTATGGGCTGCATGCTCCCATTGATCTTTGTCGATCTTGCAGAGACTGCCTTACGAAATCTGCACCTCAGTCCACAGGCTGCCATCCTGGTTCTATTTGGAATGATCTTTGGCTCTCTGATCAACTTCCCCATCGCAAGGTTTCCCCTTGACCGGGAAGTAAATGTTCCCGTGTTTGAGTCTCTGGCCGGTATGCAACTGATGCCGAAGATGCAACGCTTGAGGCAGGAAGCAGTTATTGCCGTCAATCTGGGAGGTTGCGTGATTCCCGTTTTACTGGCGATCTGGCTGTCTCGCTTTATTATTGGAGGGGGCATCACACCGGTTCTGGTAACAATCGTGGGGATCTGCCTGAATACCATGGTCTGTTATCGTACCTCACGGCTGGTACCGGGAATGGGGATTGCCATGCCGGTCTTCATCCCGCCCCTGGTGTCGGTCATCGCAACGATTCTCGGCTTTGGGATCATCGGACCGCTGACCGGTAATGCGGATATGAATTACCAGGCTTTGTATGCCCCGATTGCCTTTGTGATTGGTATTTCCGGTCCGCTGATAGGAGCCGACCTGTTTCACTGGAACGATTTCAAAAAACTGGATTCCCCATCGATCAGTATCGGCGGTGCCGGGACCTGGGACGGAATCGTCCTCTCAGGCATGATCGCCGCACTTATTGTTTGA
- a CDS encoding gamma carbonic anhydrase family protein, translating into MNHDSASPDWPHRQAEIPAPPEFPYPEVDCDWQALHSSPIIDPTAWVTPDAIVTGRVRLKARSTVWHQCVLRGDLEYIEVGEETNVQDGSILHTDYQHPCILGDRVTLGHAAIVHGSIVEDDAMIAIGATVLSRCVIGKGALIAAGALVREGIHVPPGTLWAGCPARQIKVLTDQQQERLKATWQHYVNLGAASLQRFGRDHIDALITEI; encoded by the coding sequence ATGAATCATGACTCCGCTTCACCTGACTGGCCACATAGACAAGCGGAGATTCCCGCTCCTCCCGAATTCCCTTATCCGGAAGTAGACTGTGACTGGCAGGCACTCCATTCTTCGCCAATCATCGATCCGACAGCCTGGGTGACACCGGATGCGATTGTCACCGGAAGAGTGCGTCTCAAAGCGCGTAGTACAGTCTGGCATCAGTGTGTGTTGCGCGGCGATCTGGAGTATATTGAAGTGGGAGAAGAGACCAACGTGCAGGATGGTTCAATCCTGCATACCGATTATCAGCACCCCTGTATTCTCGGTGATCGCGTGACACTGGGACACGCTGCCATCGTACACGGCTCGATTGTGGAAGATGACGCCATGATCGCCATCGGTGCCACGGTTCTCAGCCGCTGCGTGATCGGAAAAGGTGCATTAATCGCAGCAGGTGCCCTGGTACGGGAAGGTATCCACGTACCGCCGGGGACACTCTGGGCAGGCTGTCCCGCCCGGCAGATTAAAGTACTCACAGATCAGCAGCAGGAACGTCTCAAAGCAACCTGGCAACACTACGTGAATCTGGGAGCAGCCAGTCTGCAACGCTTTGGTAGAGATCATATCGACGCGTTAATAACTGAGATTTAA
- a CDS encoding TlpA family protein disulfide reductase, whose amino-acid sequence MNESNESGSVSGIPVVKPTLKIADWRYVEQFIAENQGKVVVVDLWSTSCPPCLREFPDLVSLQNQYPNEVVCVSFNCDYFGGKNYPPEYYKKPVEKFLTKHKAYMTNIVSNVPAEELFPTLDLASMPATYVYDRQGKQAKRFDNERREYGKEGYTYKRDVIPFVESLLKTETLKQ is encoded by the coding sequence GTGAATGAATCAAACGAGTCAGGCAGTGTGAGTGGTATACCGGTTGTGAAACCCACGCTGAAAATTGCTGACTGGCGCTATGTTGAGCAGTTCATCGCAGAAAATCAGGGGAAAGTTGTGGTCGTTGATCTCTGGTCAACATCCTGTCCTCCCTGTCTGCGTGAATTTCCGGATCTTGTTTCTTTACAGAATCAGTACCCGAACGAGGTTGTTTGTGTTTCTTTCAATTGTGATTACTTCGGAGGCAAGAATTATCCACCCGAGTATTATAAAAAACCGGTCGAAAAGTTTCTCACTAAACACAAGGCTTATATGACGAATATCGTCAGTAATGTGCCCGCAGAGGAACTGTTTCCCACACTGGATCTGGCTTCAATGCCGGCGACTTATGTTTATGATCGGCAGGGCAAGCAGGCGAAACGATTTGACAATGAACGCCGAGAATACGGCAAAGAAGGATACACCTACAAGCGGGATGTAATCCCTTTTGTAGAGAGCCTGTTGAAAACAGAAACCCTCAAACAATAA
- a CDS encoding Gfo/Idh/MocA family protein, translated as MNTDRPQSSPSTTRREFIKNGTAAVAAASSLSSVAFAGSAPLTALQSSLFAGGSDVIRVGLVGCGGRGTGAAAQALAADPNAKLVAMGDTFYDHLDKSFQNLKKNPVAEQVQVDTDHKFVGFDSYQKVIDCVDVVLLTTPPHFRPMQLRAAIEAGKHVFAEKPVAVDAPGVRSVLETCKLAKQKNLSIVSGLCWRYHEGMRETFKQIHDGAVGDVMAIQCSYNTRGLWMFERQPEWSDMEWQMRNWLYFTWLSGDFNTEQHVHSLDKMAWTMKDQTPLACSGTGGRQTRTGKEYGNVFDHFAIVYEYPNGVKGFSRCRQQDGCAVDVSDHVFGTKGRVDVFKHRIYDPKGEKTWDFRGKSKNMYQVEHDEFFASIRSGEPINNGDYMTKSTMLAIMGRMAAYTGKSITWDEAMNSKEDLTPASYEWGPIPVPPVAMPGITAFK; from the coding sequence ATGAATACCGACCGACCTCAGAGTTCTCCCTCAACGACGCGACGTGAATTTATTAAAAACGGCACGGCAGCTGTCGCAGCCGCTTCTTCATTATCAAGTGTCGCATTCGCTGGTTCCGCTCCGCTGACGGCGCTGCAATCCAGTCTGTTTGCCGGAGGCAGTGATGTGATTCGCGTAGGCCTGGTTGGCTGTGGTGGACGGGGAACCGGAGCCGCCGCTCAGGCACTGGCAGCCGACCCCAACGCCAAACTGGTCGCCATGGGTGATACATTTTACGACCACCTCGACAAGAGCTTTCAGAACCTGAAAAAGAATCCCGTAGCTGAGCAGGTTCAGGTAGACACCGATCACAAATTTGTCGGCTTCGATTCGTATCAGAAAGTGATTGACTGTGTCGACGTCGTGCTGCTGACGACACCGCCCCACTTCCGTCCCATGCAACTGCGGGCCGCCATTGAAGCTGGCAAACATGTCTTCGCTGAAAAGCCGGTTGCCGTTGATGCCCCCGGCGTACGATCCGTTCTGGAAACCTGCAAGCTGGCAAAACAAAAGAACCTTTCGATCGTCTCCGGACTCTGCTGGCGGTATCACGAAGGGATGCGGGAAACGTTTAAGCAGATTCATGATGGTGCAGTCGGCGATGTAATGGCCATTCAATGCAGTTACAACACCCGTGGATTATGGATGTTTGAGCGGCAGCCCGAATGGAGCGACATGGAATGGCAGATGCGCAACTGGCTGTACTTCACCTGGCTTTCCGGGGATTTCAATACCGAGCAGCATGTCCACAGCCTGGATAAAATGGCCTGGACCATGAAGGATCAGACCCCCCTGGCCTGTAGTGGAACCGGCGGTCGACAGACCAGAACCGGGAAAGAGTACGGCAATGTCTTTGATCACTTTGCCATCGTTTATGAATACCCGAATGGCGTGAAAGGTTTCAGCCGCTGTCGACAGCAGGATGGATGCGCCGTCGATGTTTCCGACCATGTCTTTGGTACCAAGGGACGTGTCGATGTCTTTAAACATCGTATTTATGATCCGAAAGGCGAAAAGACCTGGGACTTCCGGGGTAAAAGTAAAAACATGTATCAGGTGGAACATGATGAATTCTTCGCAAGCATTCGCTCTGGCGAACCCATTAATAATGGCGACTACATGACGAAGAGTACCATGCTGGCGATCATGGGGCGTATGGCTGCTTACACGGGTAAATCAATCACATGGGACGAAGCCATGAATTCAAAAGAAGACCTGACCCCGGCCAGTTATGAGTGGGGGCCGATTCCTGTTCCGCCGGTCGCCATGCCCGGTATCACAGCGTTCAAATAG